The genomic interval taagtgcttcagtttcctcatctatataaaATGGGGAGGAGTACTCACTCTTGTGGTCATTACCAGAATCAAGTCAATACTTGCAGAAtaaaagtgcttggcacagattAAGTACTACTCACCTGATGTATGTGCCTACTTGGGTGCATTAATTTTAGATATGAGCAAATCTCTAAAATACTGCTTCTCCCTTATCCCATTAGGCCAGTATTTCCTAGTGTGGCAGATTGCTAGTTGTTACTCtgggtcttttctccatttctctgtAGTAGTAATTATTTTTGTTGGGTACATGACCACACAGCTATGGAATATTTTCTAGGCTTACTTGGAGCTCAATATTGtctcaagacaaaacaaaaatgaccaaTGGGATATGAGGACAGAATGTTACTTCCATGGATTAGCATCAGTATCTCAGCATACACTTCCCTGGTGCCTTCTCCAGTTTTTTTGGGCTAGATGAGCACCAGAGCAAGCACCTTTGAACACAGCAATGGAAGCTCCCTTCTGAATACGGCACAAGTGCTTACCTCTGAACTGTGACCTGAAGAAATGTAAAGCTCTGTTTTACTTAAGCTAATATATTTTTAGGGGTCCTTGTTAACACTGTATAATCTGAAGTCTACTGTGCTTAGTAAATACCTTAGGATTAGTGATAGAGACATAAAACAAATAGAACATGTGCTGAAAAAaaggggagtggtggtgggaagAGTCAATATCCAGTCTGAAGCCACACTTTATTTTTAACGTAGCTAGAAATATCcaataactatatatttttaagcagaaaaaaagtcCTTTAGTTTTCCTTCATATAGCATCATTGGCACAAGAACAGAACATTTCTGGTTTAGAAATGTTCAGTTTCTACAAAAATGAAGATGTACTTGTATTAACTTAAAAGTCTAAAAAGCACAGGATACATTTTCAGACCAATTTTACTTTTACCCACTTATGGTAATATGTGCAATGTTAGAATGTACTTAGGTAATGTGTAAATCAAATGAAAAATCCAGAAGCAGCTGGTCCTGAATTACAGCACACACTGGAAATTTTGAGAAAGGAGAACACATATTAACAAAAAGAACACCAGCAAGCTCAAACTCAAGTTTATATGCTGAGTATTTTTAAAGGGTTTAAAAAGCATAATCAGCATACAGCTTTTTCTCACTTAACAGATGCATTTCTATTTGCTTGCGTACAGCAAAGGGTAAAAACTTGAATCAACTTACTTATGATTTCAGAAATGTATTCCATGGAATTTACTTCACTGCTCCTACCATTGATTCTTCAAATAAGCAAAGTACAGAGGGTCTCATCCCTTGAAATTGCTTTTAAACTAGCACTTGACATTGAAAAATAAGTAGAAACCTAGCAATTCCTGGTACAGTGCCTGGACTTAGCCTCATTTAATATAAGAATTGGATGTACAacagaaaatttatcattttctttatccttggaggagagggaaggaataaGGAAAGGTGGGCACATGGGTGCAGTATTTAAGAGCTGAATAGAACAATGCATCCTTCACAATGCTGAGAACTCCACAAAGAACCACCATGAATCTCATCAATTTTTTCAGTTCATGCTGGATTAGGAATTTAGATTCCCCTCTTTGTGTATCAATTAATTCAAACTTCTCCAAAAATTAATACTACAAGATAAACTCTAACTGCAATAGGTATTTCCTAAGCAGGAGACCAAACACCAAAGGGAATCCCTTCTTCCAACATCTTTTGGTATGTtttcaccaaagaggaaatcTAACACTTAGATATGAAATCTCCTGGCCAAGAAACTACAGCTATTATGGGTATTACCCTACAGAGCCACTATTTGTATTACATATTAAATTAAACCCAGCGCTAAATATGCTTGCATAATTATGCTGTGAATGATGATAGCAGTGATGACGCTAGTGAAAAAGCATCATCTTTACCCCAAGAAGAGTaagatgaaaaaaatgtgaaaacaagtAGAAAGCAGACAAAGAGCTGGGCATTTTCTGAtctgaaaagaacattttaaacatagaaatacaaaaagaaaagtattccCTTATTTCCCCTGTGTGGAAAtgtgaaacatttattttagatATCAGACAACAGAGCTAAGTAATCCAATTTTACTGCAGGAGTATAAAAATCATCCTTTCACCACAGTGTAAGATTTAAATACATCTGCACAAGGGTACACATTCTATAAAATGTAGTAAGATTACTGCTGCCCTGCCAAGTACTTCCAGTCCCTACCCAGGTCCTACTGCAATACTGGTGGTCCCAACAGTTTCATGGAagcaaatcattaaaaataataataataaagcaattaaaaagacaaatcaaaatgCCTCAGTGACCATATATCCAACTCAAACTTTATCTATTTAAATGTTACATTTGCCTCCCActaataaatctttatttcacTCAAACTTGAATAAATCTTCCATACTGAAGTATCTTCCTTGCCTAactaattcaaaggaaaaaaccaaaatgattaGTAAAGAAAAATGTAGGGATTAACACacccttttaatttgttttaaatatttttaagatttaaaaattgtttaaagttttaaatttctagtAAGAAAACATTATCTGAATGAATACCCTAATGGCAAACCACTATAAAATGTTTCAGCTGCATTTGGAGCAGAGGGGTAGGGATTATCTTCAAAGCACCCCAGCTTTCTTCATGAGAAGATCAGAGGTACACTGGTTTGTATTATTGCGACATCCATTAGGTGATGTAAGTTGCTTTTTCTTCAGCAGGGGCTTTGTCAGAAGGGCATTATGCTTGACCTCCAAATTTGGCCGACAATTTACTGATGAGATTCATAACCTTTGGGTTGCTCTGATATTTTGACATATTTGCCGGGTTCTGAGCCACATCCTGGAAGGCCACCATAACTTCTGGATCCTGCAaagaaaggggtgtgtgtgtatatatatatacacacatatatatatatgtttagtattaaaaaaatgtcctatgggttatcaattttgttatccTAAATCCTATCTCTTTATTCAGACCTTTAAATTTTGTCATGGCTAAGTCAACTCAGGTTTGGACAAGTCCCTGAAGCGTAAATATTATTAATGTGTACTTCCAAGTCCAACTCAATGATGTCACTTCagacaatgaaaaaaaagatatacaatttTGATACAAAGAAAAGGACAACGGGATGTAATTATCAACTATTACAGAGTATTTCCCTATAAAccacttttaaaaacttaagctactcattctgaaaaaaagaatatgaatgtCACAACTGCATAATAAGCTATTTGGTAATTCAGCTCAATAAAATGTGGCTAACAGAGTAACCTTAACCTGTCTCCACAAAGAACTATGAAAGAAATGCCTCAGTGATATAAAGTCCAACTCTGTTCTTCCAAGTCTTACCTGCATGGCTGCAAGAACCTCTGGATCACTAAGAATTTCACTGAGCCCAGGCATTCCTGCCATTCCAGGCATGCCCCCTCCCATTCCAGGCATTCCTCCAGGAAAATTACCAGGCATTCCGCCAGGAAAGCCACCTacaggaataaatgaaagatCTGTATAGACACCAAGCATATTCCCAAGCAGTCTGAAAGTACACTATTTCCTCCTGATTAAAATAACACATGTGCATGCACAAAGAACAAAGGTGCTACTGAACACAAAGTAGTCTGAACATTCTAACTGGATGTAACAAGAGAcaattttttaacattaattatttaaaaataaggctgtaaatattttttttcctagtaacaagactttaaaaagaaaactagttggcttccctggtggcgcagtggttgagaatctgcctgctaatgcaggggacacgggttcgagccctggtctgggaagaccccacatgccacggagcaactgggcccgtgagccacaactactgagcctgcgcgtctggaacctgtgctccgcaacaagagaggccgcgatagtgagaggcccgcgcaccgcgatgaagagtggcccccgcttgccacagctagagaaagcccacgcacagaaacgaagacccaacacagccaaaaataaaaaaaaaataaaaaaaaaagtgtatgtttaataaaaaaaaaaaaaaagaaaaaagaaaactagtctTACCTCAGAGAGAAAACTAACAGTCCCTtggaattataaaattaaaaagtctcgTAAGTCACCTCATATCTTATCTTCTCATTCTTTAATATTATTTGTCTGTTTCTATTTAAATTCATAagagtttagttttttttccccccaaaaactATATTCCCCTAAGCTAACTGCTTCCTTCAAGAACTACCTGAAATGCTTATTATAAAAAGCTGTGGATTTTTGGGAGTCCCCTGGTGGTCTAGTcgttaggattcggtgcttttCACTGCCTCaagccaggttcaatccctggtcggggaactgagatcctgcaagctgcaggactcagccaaaatttaaaaaaaaaaaaaaaaagctatggatTTTAATCTCCACCCTGACTGCCTCAAAATTTCTGAAAGTAAAActgaaaatctgcatttttaacaagcagtCCTGGTGTTTCTTTTTTACACTGAAAACAATGCTCTAGTAAAAAAGTTTAATTCTCCCAGTAAATTTTTAGATTACAAACTCAAACTTTTCTACTCAGTTTTTCACTATCATAAACCTTTATGTCCAGTGGAGATATTCTAAAATCACAATTAACACCAATATAGGGACATCCTAAAAAGAAATACAGGTAATATTAATCTACAGATCAAGGGtcattacaaataaagctatCATAAAGAAGAAACACCTAGAACACAGTGATTTCCATCTGTCTCAACAATACAAACGTGCCCATAAATAACTAACAATCACAGATAAGGAGATCTAATCGGGGGCTGAAAACAACTTCTAGCTTCTTATGCTACtgctgactttttaaaactaCTTTCTACAAAAAGTGACCCAAGGCAACAACAGTTAGCCAGTCTGCTTGTCAAATCCATATAATAAAACCCACATAACAAAAAATTCTCTCTAGTACTAGTCCACATTAGTGgtcattttctaaaacaaaggTACCTGATATAAGATATTATAAACAGAAAGTAAGCTATgagctaaaatttattttcttgctttttctccaAGTCATCCCCAATGTatgctccttccttttttttttttttaacggcctttttttttttttttgagtgcctTTTTAACAGCTCTTCTACCTGTATCGCATAGGCCTCTGCTATCATTCAAGGCTTTGCCTCACTAGTAATTTCTGATCACTTGACATTTGCAAGAAAGGGAAGAATGTGTTGATATATTAATTTTACACTGGATGCAGAACTTTTTGTGCTTAATGATTCCATGCTTTTACCTAGTATCCTCATGAATATCAATGTATAATAGAACAAAATTCCATTACGGCCATTTAGGAACACTCTAAATACTTACATCATAATAAATTCTTAAAGtcttttaataaaatacaatGCTCAGACCTCagtaaattttatctatttttaaaaagtatactgcTCAGAATATGAGGAAAATAATGTACTGTATTTCCACTAACAAAATTTTTAACGAGAATGAAACTTTCTAGAGGCTGACATTCTAAAGACTCAGTGTTCCAGGGACTAATGGTACAAAATACAATATACATACCTGAGCCTCCAAATCAGAATATTACCCAATTATTTACAATATtaagagttttaatttttctttcaaaatacctGGAAAAGAGCCATACTGAGCTCCTGATTGTCGTCTGGCTTCTTCCTCCTTtaatacaaaaaggaaataaattatataacaagAAGGGGGAAGTCTGCTGTCCACGCCTACCTTATCCATGCAAAACcatgaaaaaactgtaaaataagctAGTTAGAGGACTTACAAGAATGACAAGTTTCAAATGGCAATGTTGGACTAAAGGAGACACCCCATCTCCCAAAAAAACAATTTTCAATTGGATTCTCAATGAGTTAAGTATTACTTTTGGTAATGATTTCAAGTAATATTTTTGATTTgtaactaaaactaaaaaataactaGAGTCAATTTTAAATAGCTATGAATCCACTATTAAAACGGAAGTAAtcataaaacttaaaatatcaGGGCTTGCATCCTAAAGAAAGCAAATAATACTGCcaagttttaaattaattacttaatcaGGAAAAAGTCGATTTTAGGAGAACACAAACAAGGATATAAATTGGTGCTATACAACTCACTTAAGAATTTGAAGACTAAGCAACGAAGGGAAGGAAAACTTCCTTTAAGTAGTATCACTATCCTACAGAACTGCAGCCAGCTCTTTTTATTTAGGAAGAGCCAGGAATTAGAATGATATCCAAAAAAGTCTGATCTACTATATTTCGCTTTAATGGTTTAAGTATAGAAACCTTACCCTCTGGGCTCTCTCATGTTCTTCCCGAGCCTTTTTGAccctttctattctttctttgaTCTCTCGCTCTTCACGTTTTCGCTCATACTTTCTCCGATGTTCAGCAATTTTCTGGGCCTAGGGAAGAAACAGCCACAGAAAAATTTATTCTCTGAAAGTTGAATAAGGTCAGCACAAATCAATGGTTTTGTTAAAGAATTACTTTTCTTTGTGGAGAGATTTAATTCAACACATAGTTGTGAAAAATGGGTTAGATTTACCCTATAGAAAAAGACCTATCTCAGGCTTTAACAAGTCCACtgtgaaacaaagaaaagaggcTGGGATTTGAAGTTagagaaaaatgttaatttcaaACAATTACCTAGTGCAAGGATGACAAATAGATGTCAAATTGCATGACAATTTTTGCCTGATACCTGCCATGGGAAGGCAGAGATTGGGAACACACATACCAGTTACTTCCCACAGTCTAACTATACTGAAgttttcctcatcaataaaatgagggGGCAGGGAGAAGTATGTTAGTCTTAACTATAAGAATCAAGAGAaaatatgtaccaggcactagtACATAGTCCATGCCAAATATTTGGAATCTAGTATTTATTCACAGAATAATATAAACGTAAGAGATTCATATTCAACCATTATTTTAGCttgtttatgattattttttaagaaccTTGTGTTCTAGAATATCTCATCCGATAACCTTGCTGAGTTAGCCCtgttacaaaaagaaagaaaatcaaatcatCTGATAGATTAAATTCAATAAAACTTCCACCATCTTAAAGCCTCTGATAGTAAATTCTTGAACTTTCCACAAAGCTGAAGGATTTACCATGTAAACGCACTAAGTTGTTTTAACTAACAAGTTTAGATAGAAATAAGGACAAACCAGACTCAATCTTGGGatgcattttataaattttctatttgttcttttgCTGTAAACTTGATgccccttttccatttctaacctTCTGGTTATAATTTTGCAGGCTTGCAAACAAAATAACATAGCTTGCTGTAATACTGCATGAGAAATTAAAGCATGAAAACCCAATGAGATTTCCTGAGTTCAACACAAATTTAAGTGATTACAGATTATATAACTTCCAAAGATTGTTTCTTTGCATCTGCTTTGCAGTTAATTTACTGCTAGGGTGTTAAGTACTAGAGCCAATTAGTAATGACTTTTCCCTTCTCTACTTTACCATACCCTTGGTTGAACTTCTTTCAGCATTGCACTAGCATCTTCATCATAATCCAGCTTACAGGCAAGGGCAAGATCATGGGCAGCTTCTTCCCAATGGCCCAAAAGTCTGAAAcagattttaagtaatttttggaGCCTTTTACACATATTCACTTATGTAGCATGGTGTCTTACTTCCTTATTATAAAAAAGGACTGTTACAGAAGAGGTTTAGATATTCAACTACAAATTTTCATGAACCAATTCAATTAGTATGTTCCACTCTATAAAAATTTAGGAGTTTAAATTTCCTCTATGGTAACTGTGAAGCTGTTCtactaaaaaatgtttaaaagcttttaaaaaattgttttaattcacagtattatgatattttaaaaaattatgtagagCCGCAACTTTCAACTCATTAAAAACAGGGTTAACATGATGCGTATTCAGCATGCTACCTTCTATATGGGATAGAAAACAACACGTgtgcacattttatttaaaaaggagagaTGGGATGGATCAGAAACTAAAGGCTGGTGGAGATAGGTAAATATGGAGTTGAGGAGACAGCAATGGAAATGAGACTTCTCTGGGTATACCTATTAACTCAGTTTTGACTCTTTAAACATGCAAATGTTTTACATActcaaataagaaaattaaatcagaaagGACAGAAATAAAGCAAGCCCAAACCCTGaatacaaacagaaataaaaagaggcTAATTATTTATCACATTGACAACATAAACCATAcaggaaaaattaattcaagTAATTTTTAAACCAGTATGCTGACTGTATATCTTAAGTGAGACATATTCTAGGGATAAGAAAGAACTGCAAAATAAACTTTACCTAAAGGGTATATTATTTTTAAGGCATGATTCTAGGAGAATACTGTCtaaaatacaaaatggaaaacatttaaTGTTGAATTTTAATTGAGAATATCAGTGCAAATTCaaaatttctctatttctttccctaaaatcattatttttaaatgttttttctgaCTGCTAATTGAAATGACAATGACGATATCCTGGAAACAATAAACATACCTAGTGGCCAAACTTCAGTTTCCACAAAATAATCCCCACTAAAACAAACCAAGATTTTCTGGAGAAATGGTCTATtccaagttgtttgtttttttaaaccgttttctttgatgttttatatatatatatttttttaatttattttttatttatttacttttttggctgcgtcgggtcttagttgtggcacgtgggatcttagttccctgaccagggatcgaacctgcatcccctgcattggaatgcagattctttaccactggaccgccagggaagtccttggtcTATTCCAAGCTAAAGTACAAGATGAGTTCTTATACCAGAAGGCCAAGAAATGCTCAAAGACTAATGGGGTCGATCTCAAGACAATCAACAGCAATGCATGACCTTTCATATACTTAGAGAGCATTAATACAAATTTTCCAATCTTTTACCTATATCTTTGACATATGTCTTCATAATCACTAGAGCTACTTTTTAAGTCACCTAATACAGTTGGTCCCAAGCATATTCATCTTCATCTCCATCCACACTTGAAGCACAGTACCTTTTCAACCCATGTAAGATGTAAATAGCACAGGACATTTCATCCCAAACCACAAAGACTCATCTGTATATTAAGTTTTGCTTCCAGGTTTGATTACTGATCGGGGTTAAATTCACCTCTTTATTTTCCCCCTTATCTGACTGTTCATGTGACCTAGCAGCGACCGAAGTAGTCTGAAGCTAGTATATTCCTTCTTCCGTAATATATTGGTTGTTTAATGTTAAGTTACAAAGTCTGAAAATAACAGAAAGTTTGTAAGACACTGATATAAAGCCACTCTCTTTACTTGGAGATAACTGAGAAAAATCCTTACCTTACATTTGGCTATATGTGGCCAAAAACTGTTAACACTGGTATTCACTGAATGGAAGCAGtggaaagaatttttattttcttacttgttCCTTATGACATTCTCTCAATTCTACATATTGAGCatgtattatattaaaattaaatccttaggcaattttttaaagattttttttgatgtggaccatttttaaagtcttcattgagtttgttacaatactgcttctgttttatgttttggttttttggctgtgaggcatgtgggatcttagctccccaaccagggatcgaacccacaccccctgcattagaaggcgaagtgtcttaaccactgggcagcCAGGGAAATcccgcaattttttttttttagataaggtATATTGAAACATCAGATTTAAACTTAAAGAGCTCTGAAAATAATTAAGCCTCATTATTTACCTGTGTGCTTTCCCTCGCCACTTGTATGGCTGAGCAGAATCAGGATTTATTTCAATAGCTCTGTCACAGTCTCGGATGGCAGCATTTGGCTTCTGTAATTTGATGAAGACACTAAAAAATAAGTATGATATTAAAAAGTATTCATTTCAAACAGTAACTTTTTGGGGATTGCCACAGAAGCAATTCTATCTAAACAAATAAGcagaaattagtttttatttagaGTTCTCACCTCGCTCTCTTGGCATACAGAATGGCCAAACGAGGATTTAGCTTGATGGCATCTGTGAACAAGTCAATGGCTTTCTGTAGTTCACCTAAAGTGAAACAAAAGTTTATTGAGAAACagtggataaaaaaaaattaataaaaactgtTGGTCTCTTAAATTAGCCTTTCACATTTCCCTTTTAGCCCAGTAAGACTAGTTTCtaaattaacatacaaaactGGCTCTTCAAAGCAAAATCTTTAACCATACCTATACTGTAAATCACTCAAGACAGACAATTCTGGGGAACATAACCCCCCTAAAAAATATGAGAATACCACATTCTTGGTAGGACTCATTGGCTTTTAAATTTAGATAAAATCAAATGATAAGtcaattttattctattaattacattttcttttatccattaAGTTAaaaggatagggcttccctggtggctcagtggttaagaatccgcctgccaatgcaggggacacgggttcgagccctggtccaggaagatcccacatgccgcggagcaactaagcccatgcgccacagctactgagcctgcactctagagcccacgagccacaactactgagcctgcgtgccacaactactgaagcccacgcacctagagcccatgctctgcaacaagagaagccaccacaatgagaagcccgcgcaccacaacgaagagtagcccctgctcaccgcaactagagaaagcccgcgcacagccatgaagacccaatgcagccaaaaataaataaaataaataaatttattttaaaaaaaggataaaattaaaGTTATAAAGGAAAAAGTACCCCTACTAAATTCATAGGGCTgataaaaaattcaagaaaactaTACATATCAGAGACCAATAAAGTACAGctcacaagccaaaaaaaaaaagaaagaaaattagaactGATGAGAGACCATACCCATATTTTAAATTCACTTATTGTAGCCCATTCTCATAGTTAGCTTCTTTTATTAATCCCTTCAATAaagtcatttaacaaataaacataataaagaatTACAAGAGTTCTTTGCACAAAGTCTAATTCTCGGAGACAGGAAACATGGGGAGACACAAGACAAGCAGAATTTTATAGTAAAGGCCACAATTCACTATGAAAAATATTTACCCAGTTAACAGAACTCATGAAATGCAGAAAAATGTTCTGTCTTATCAGTCTTATTAGTTACTACTACAAATGTCTATTAGAAGTTATTACACTAGGATGTCTAACAAGCAACTCACATCTACCATGTTCAAAACTGGAACTCTTAATTCCTACCCCATCTCCAAATCTATTCCCCAACTAaacaattttatgtatatatagtagGATAACACAGATAAATATATTAGAGACAAAGATTTTGACTCTAAACTAAATGGCTCCTCCGTTCAGTCTAGTTTAgaggtcagcaaacattttctaggAACGgccatttaataattattttaggctttgcagactcTAACAATTTTAACTATTCATCTCTGCTGTTTTAGTGGGAAAGCAGCCACCAACAAAACATAAATGGGTGTGGCTATGtcccattaatttttttataaaaagaggaggCTGCAGTTTGGAAACTCCTGATCTACCTCAAGCCCAAAACCTTGGAGTCATTCTTGATTCCCCAATCTGAAACCAAAATCCCTGTaactctacttttaaaatatatcaagaatCTAACTACTCCTCACCTTATCAGCCTAGTCCCAAGGTTTCCACACAGCACAAAGAGACACAGGACAGTTTATCTAGCACCACATGAACTACTGGCTTGATATAGTTCACAATTTCAACACTGAATCACTATATTCCTTTTGATAGTACCTTTGAAAAAAACTGTTTTTAAGaagtttcgggcttccctggtggcgcagtggttaagaatccgcctgccaatgcagggggcacgggttcgagcaatggtccgggaagagcccacatgccgcggagcaactaagcccgtgcgccacaactactgagcctgcgctctagagccctcaagccacaactactgaagcccgtgcacctagagcccgtgctctgca from Balaenoptera ricei isolate mBalRic1 chromosome 10, mBalRic1.hap2, whole genome shotgun sequence carries:
- the ST13 gene encoding hsc70-interacting protein → MDPRKVSELRAFVKMCKQDPSVLHTEEMRFLREWVESMGGKIPPATHKTKLEENTKEEKTDSKKAEENIKTDEPSSEESDLEIDNEGVIEPDTDAPQEMGDENVEITEEMMDQANDKKVAAIDALNDGELQKAIDLFTDAIKLNPRLAILYAKRASVFIKLQKPNAAIRDCDRAIEINPDSAQPYKWRGKAHRLLGHWEEAAHDLALACKLDYDEDASAMLKEVQPRAQKIAEHRRKYERKREEREIKERIERVKKAREEHERAQREEEARRQSGAQYGSFPGGFPGGMPGNFPGGMPGMGGGMPGMAGMPGLSEILSDPEVLAAMQDPEVMVAFQDVAQNPANMSKYQSNPKVMNLISKLSAKFGGQA